In Hamadaea flava, a genomic segment contains:
- a CDS encoding GNAT family N-acetyltransferase → MAYAIRRIEPGEWRQLRALRLEALSKEPTAFGIRYADAAALADEDWRQQAEEHATFVATVEDGGWVGMAGIAPLERFPGTVCVHSVYVTSAHRGGAAKLAARLMDSAITWAAENTDAARLTLGVHEDNQRAQAFYRRIGFTDTGMVVPYNLDPAKRLFILGYEGFRQGLAE, encoded by the coding sequence ATGGCGTACGCGATTCGCAGGATCGAGCCAGGGGAGTGGCGGCAGTTGCGGGCGCTTCGGCTGGAGGCGCTGTCGAAGGAGCCGACCGCCTTCGGCATCCGGTACGCCGACGCCGCGGCGCTCGCCGACGAGGACTGGCGACAGCAGGCAGAAGAGCACGCGACGTTCGTCGCCACCGTCGAGGACGGCGGTTGGGTGGGGATGGCCGGGATCGCTCCGCTGGAGAGGTTTCCCGGTACGGTCTGCGTCCACAGCGTCTACGTGACCTCAGCTCATCGCGGTGGTGCGGCCAAGCTGGCCGCCCGGCTGATGGATTCCGCGATCACCTGGGCGGCGGAGAACACCGACGCCGCCCGGCTCACCTTGGGCGTACACGAGGACAACCAGCGTGCACAGGCGTTCTACCGGCGCATCGGGTTCACCGACACGGGCATGGTGGTTCCCTACAACCTCGACCCGGCCAAGCGACTGTTCATTCTCGGCTACGAAGGATTCCGTCAAGGGCTCGCGGAATAA
- a CDS encoding cupin domain-containing protein: MQTAPVNLTEALATFDDVYSPRIVARVNDYDVRIAHTEGEHVWHVHDDTDEFFLVLDGRFDVAIRDVDGNETTVVLRTGDTFVVPRGVEHKPSSPGGAILMFEPSGTATTGDRHEGEIPEHVDSTTGHQLT; the protein is encoded by the coding sequence ATGCAGACCGCGCCTGTCAATTTGACCGAAGCCCTGGCTACCTTCGACGACGTCTACAGTCCCCGGATCGTGGCCCGGGTGAACGACTACGACGTACGGATCGCGCATACCGAGGGTGAACACGTCTGGCATGTCCACGACGACACCGACGAGTTCTTCCTCGTCCTCGACGGCCGGTTCGACGTCGCGATCCGTGACGTCGACGGCAACGAGACCACGGTGGTGCTGCGCACAGGTGACACCTTCGTCGTGCCGAGGGGCGTCGAGCACAAGCCGTCGTCGCCGGGCGGGGCGATCCTCATGTTCGAACCGTCCGGGACCGCGACGACCGGCGACCGCCACGAGGGCGAGATTCCGGAGCACGTCGACAGCACCACTGGTCACCAGCTGACCTGA
- a CDS encoding GNAT family N-acetyltransferase: MEIRRLDPHDATAAAGWYEAFRSGGVADREAPTFFAAESVLGPLRDNETRHAYGAWAGDTCLGAALLHLEKPPNMHLAEIELNVPPAYRNRGVGGALFDTAIGVAADDGRTRCSTELNVPRAYTLDSHPGGRFALARGFTSVLSEQRYLLDLPFDEAGLAVLSRSATTGYTVESWTGPVTAARADVFAQMRTQMERDVPAGERDHEPPTFDADRVLSGDAATAARGWGLVTTLVLDPAGAPVGYTRIYVNADGVHAQQDDTFVLRAHRGHRLGTLAKATNMRQLAAQHPTVRHLHSWTADSNTAMRAINARFGFRPVEAMHVLEADLSRP; the protein is encoded by the coding sequence ATGGAGATCCGTCGGCTCGATCCGCACGACGCGACCGCCGCCGCCGGCTGGTACGAGGCGTTCCGCTCCGGTGGCGTCGCCGACCGCGAAGCGCCGACCTTCTTCGCCGCCGAATCGGTGCTCGGACCCTTGCGCGACAACGAAACGCGGCACGCGTACGGCGCTTGGGCGGGGGACACGTGTCTCGGTGCCGCCCTGCTCCACCTGGAAAAACCGCCCAACATGCACCTGGCGGAGATCGAACTCAACGTGCCTCCGGCGTACCGCAACCGCGGCGTCGGCGGCGCGCTGTTCGACACGGCGATCGGCGTGGCCGCCGACGACGGGCGGACCCGCTGCTCGACCGAACTCAACGTGCCCCGCGCGTACACGCTCGATTCGCATCCCGGCGGCCGGTTCGCTCTCGCGCGCGGCTTCACCAGCGTCTTGTCCGAGCAGCGCTACCTGCTGGATCTGCCGTTCGACGAGGCCGGCCTCGCGGTACTGTCCAGATCCGCGACGACCGGCTACACGGTCGAGTCCTGGACCGGCCCGGTCACTGCGGCCCGCGCGGACGTCTTCGCCCAGATGCGTACGCAGATGGAGCGCGACGTGCCGGCAGGCGAGCGCGATCACGAGCCGCCGACCTTCGACGCGGACCGGGTCCTCAGCGGTGATGCCGCGACCGCCGCGCGCGGCTGGGGACTGGTGACCACGCTGGTGCTCGACCCGGCCGGCGCCCCGGTCGGATACACGCGGATCTACGTCAACGCCGACGGCGTTCACGCCCAGCAAGACGACACCTTCGTGCTTCGCGCGCATCGCGGCCATCGGCTCGGCACCCTGGCCAAGGCCACGAACATGCGACAGCTCGCCGCACAGCATCCGACCGTGCGGCATCTGCACTCGTGGACCGCCGACAGCAACACCGCGATGCGTGCCATCAACGCCCGTTTCGGATTCCGCCCGGTGGAAGCGATGCATGTGCTCGAAGCCGACCTGAGCCGACCATAG
- a CDS encoding PIG-L family deacetylase → MLTFMAVHAHPDDEASSTGGVLARYAAEGIRTVVVTCTDGRCGDGPDGVKPGDAGHDPEAVATLRRAELEAAAKVLGVDHLELLGYPDSGMMGWATNDAPGSFWTVPVETAAARLAELIRRYEPDVIVTYDERGGYGHPDHIQTHRITMAALEQAPVAKVYWSAIPRSWMAGFQERMAGLGVEWDEQPTRDDEQEIDWSEMGTPDDQVTSWVDTKAYGSEKFDALAAHASQGENIFFLRMGKEKFTELMGMETFIRVHDTTGVPTPEDDLFAGLR, encoded by the coding sequence GTGCTTACCTTCATGGCGGTTCACGCCCATCCCGATGACGAGGCCAGTTCCACCGGCGGCGTACTCGCGCGCTATGCCGCTGAAGGCATCCGAACAGTTGTCGTAACCTGCACCGACGGCCGGTGTGGTGACGGACCCGACGGGGTCAAACCCGGTGATGCCGGGCATGACCCGGAGGCGGTCGCGACCCTCCGGCGGGCCGAGTTGGAGGCTGCGGCCAAGGTACTCGGGGTTGATCATCTGGAGCTGCTCGGCTATCCCGATTCGGGGATGATGGGCTGGGCGACCAACGACGCGCCCGGCTCGTTCTGGACTGTGCCGGTCGAGACGGCTGCCGCTCGGCTGGCCGAGCTGATCCGGCGGTACGAGCCGGATGTGATCGTCACGTACGACGAGCGTGGCGGCTATGGTCACCCGGACCACATTCAGACGCACCGGATCACGATGGCGGCGCTGGAGCAGGCACCGGTGGCGAAGGTCTACTGGTCGGCGATCCCGCGGTCGTGGATGGCGGGGTTCCAGGAGCGGATGGCCGGGCTCGGTGTCGAGTGGGACGAGCAGCCCACTCGCGACGACGAGCAGGAGATCGACTGGTCGGAGATGGGTACGCCGGACGACCAGGTCACCTCCTGGGTGGATACCAAGGCGTACGGGTCGGAGAAGTTCGACGCGCTCGCCGCGCATGCCAGTCAGGGGGAGAACATCTTCTTCCTGCGTATGGGCAAGGAGAAGTTCACCGAGTTGATGGGCATGGAGACGTTCATCCGGGTGCACGACACCACCGGCGTACCGACTCCCGAGGACGACCTGTTCGCCGGCCTTCGATGA
- a CDS encoding TetR/AcrR family transcriptional regulator codes for MSAPGVKRGRPLSFDRTTALTAATLLFWEHGYEATSIGELTHAMGIKPGSLYAAFGDKKSLFKEVVRSYGRSPVGAFVGAALEAEPTARDAFRRILREAAVVYPDPSHPAGCLTISATTNVTVQDADVAEFLRDLRNANLEAFETRLKTAQRQGELSAAANPHALAAYFAAVIQGMSQRARDGATITELSETAELALAAWPQD; via the coding sequence ATGAGTGCACCAGGCGTGAAGCGTGGACGACCGTTGTCGTTCGACCGCACGACTGCCCTGACAGCCGCCACCTTGCTGTTCTGGGAGCACGGCTACGAGGCCACCTCCATCGGCGAGCTGACCCACGCGATGGGCATCAAGCCCGGCAGCCTCTATGCGGCGTTCGGGGACAAGAAGTCCCTGTTCAAAGAGGTCGTCCGCAGCTACGGACGCTCCCCCGTCGGTGCGTTCGTCGGCGCCGCCCTGGAAGCGGAGCCCACAGCCCGTGACGCGTTCCGCCGCATCCTTCGCGAGGCGGCGGTCGTCTACCCCGACCCGTCCCACCCGGCCGGCTGTCTGACCATCAGCGCCACCACCAACGTCACCGTCCAGGACGCCGACGTCGCGGAATTCCTGCGCGACCTGCGCAACGCGAACCTGGAAGCCTTCGAGACACGCCTGAAGACCGCGCAGCGGCAGGGAGAGCTGTCCGCCGCGGCCAACCCGCACGCGCTGGCCGCGTACTTCGCCGCCGTCATCCAGGGCATGTCACAGCGCGCCCGCGACGGCGCGACGATCACAGAGCTCTCCGAAACGGCAGAACTGGCGCTGGCCGCCTGGCCCCAAGACTGA